One window of the Cryptomeria japonica chromosome 7, Sugi_1.0, whole genome shotgun sequence genome contains the following:
- the LOC131856789 gene encoding short-chain dehydrogenase reductase 2a-like, producing the protein MEKHGQVDIMFNNAGTGDDPKSSVAEYEIEMFERTMNVNAKGVLHGRKHAARGLWETLHLMQYTASKHAIIGLTKNGAAELGKYGIRVNCISPSYVATGLLVDFLGTKDKGEAEAWISSINNLKRVVVKEEDIAQAALFLGSDESKFVSVHNLVVDGGFSVVNHDGGLSFRPGVFSKDNGFGDWCGSHMTGAPTHKVWSLVKGKTNADVEFLQGIVGVNSNHCGGSDRTRPGGRCL; encoded by the exons atggagaAGCACGGACAAGTGGACATTATGTTTAACAATGCCGGTACTGGGGATGACCCTAAAAGTAGCGTTGCAGAGTATGAGATAGAGATGTTTGAACGCACAATGAACGTAAATGCAAAAGGCGTTCTGCATGGGCGTAAGCATGCAGCTCGC GGACTATGGGAGACATTGCACCTCATGCAATACACTGCCTCAAAACACGCAATTATAGGGCTCACTAAGAATGGTGCAGCTGAGCTTGGGAAATATGGTATCAGAGTTAACTGTATTTCTCCTTCTTACGTTGCAACGGGGCTTCTAGTGGACTTTTTGGGAACAAAAGATAAGGGTGAAGCGGAGGCGTGGATAAGCAGCATAAACAACTTGAAGCGAGTGGTTGTTAAAGAAGAGGATATTGCACAGGCTGCTCTGTTTTTGGGCAGTGATGAATCGAAATTTGTCAGTGTTCACAATCTTGTTGTGGATGGAGGCTTCTCAGTTGTAAACCACGACGGTGGACT GTCGTTTCGGCCAGGTGTGTTCTCGAAGGACAATGGTTTTGGTGATTGGTGTGGTTCGCACATGACAGGCGCTCCAACGCACAAGGTGTGGTCGCTAGTCAAAGGCAAGACCAACGCGGATGTGGAATTCCTGCAAGGCATCGTTGGTGTTAATAGCAACCATTGTGGAGGCAGTGATAGGACCAGACCCGGTGGTCGTTGTCTATAA